The Xanthobacter flavus genome includes a window with the following:
- a CDS encoding DUF6314 family protein, translated as MLRSATEGRLRPRDCGPLVTAGVQILQNLRGAWMLRRDIEPGGAQLHGDAVFARFGEGALAYRESSILTLADGRVFSACRQYRYRLSEDSVVVEFADGPHIGTQFLSVSFSRTDTGLEASGVYACGDDTYHATYRILGPAAFEVVIMVQGPAKAYELVSRYSRSG; from the coding sequence GTGCTTCGGTCCGCCACAGAGGGGCGCTTGCGCCCTCGTGACTGTGGTCCTCTCGTGACGGCGGGCGTGCAAATCCTGCAGAACCTCCGCGGGGCATGGATGCTCCGTCGCGATATCGAGCCCGGAGGCGCTCAGCTGCATGGCGACGCGGTCTTCGCCCGTTTCGGCGAAGGCGCGCTCGCTTATCGAGAGAGCAGCATTCTCACACTGGCAGATGGCAGAGTATTCTCCGCGTGCCGACAGTATCGCTATCGCTTGAGCGAGGACAGTGTTGTCGTCGAGTTCGCAGACGGACCTCATATCGGGACGCAGTTCCTCAGCGTGAGTTTCTCGCGGACGGATACCGGGTTGGAAGCGAGTGGCGTCTATGCCTGCGGAGACGACACCTACCATGCAACCTACAGGATTCTGGGGCCGGCGGCCTTTGAAGTGGTCATCATGGTCCAAGGGCCTGCAAAGGCATACGAGCTAGTCAGCCGATATTCCCGGTCGGGATAA
- a CDS encoding YkgB family protein, which yields MSIFDRYEFLVPEHGRRDLGLLRWALVIVFLWFGAMKFTAYEAYGIAPFIEHSPIMNWLGMFGMQGQSYFIGVIELSTGLVLILGAFRPLFSALGALMSAATYLITLTFFITTPGVAEQTAGGFPAISAAPGQFLLKDAVLLAASLVLLRASVRHRGALAPS from the coding sequence ATGAGCATTTTCGACCGTTATGAATTTCTTGTCCCCGAGCACGGTCGGAGGGATCTTGGCCTGCTTAGATGGGCTCTCGTGATCGTATTTCTGTGGTTCGGCGCGATGAAGTTCACAGCGTACGAGGCCTATGGTATCGCCCCGTTTATCGAACACAGCCCGATCATGAATTGGCTGGGCATGTTCGGGATGCAGGGGCAAAGCTATTTCATCGGCGTTATCGAGTTATCGACCGGTCTCGTTCTGATCCTTGGTGCATTTCGTCCACTCTTCTCTGCGCTCGGCGCACTGATGTCAGCGGCGACATATCTGATCACGCTGACCTTTTTCATCACCACTCCAGGTGTCGCGGAGCAGACTGCCGGCGGCTTTCCTGCGATTTCGGCTGCACCAGGGCAGTTTCTACTGAAGGACGCAGTTCTGCTAGCGGCGTCCCTCGTGCTGCTGCGTGCTTCGGTCCGCCACAGAGGGGCGCTTGCGCCCTCGTGA
- a CDS encoding MarR family winged helix-turn-helix transcriptional regulator — translation MISDDIVRASSSRAPEAGPAASALALLAHKPGLSIRMLAIGVGLSHAGTVRLVDRLVSEGLIERREHSTDGRARSLYLTPTGKVASDEVLASRDQVIAEGLSILNPDELKTLSDIAERVLRNRLENLEQSYRICRLCCYEGCTNCPVDAELHERGVDREKNDDA, via the coding sequence ATGATCAGCGACGACATCGTTCGCGCTAGTTCATCGCGGGCGCCGGAAGCTGGACCCGCCGCCTCAGCGCTGGCGTTGCTCGCGCACAAGCCCGGGCTCTCGATCCGTATGCTTGCGATCGGGGTGGGCCTTTCACATGCTGGAACTGTTCGCCTGGTGGATAGATTGGTAAGCGAGGGATTGATCGAGCGTAGGGAGCATTCGACAGACGGGCGCGCGCGATCCCTCTATCTTACTCCAACTGGCAAGGTCGCGAGCGACGAGGTCCTGGCCTCGCGCGATCAAGTGATTGCCGAAGGGCTATCGATCCTTAATCCAGACGAACTGAAAACCTTATCGGACATCGCTGAACGCGTTCTCCGAAATCGCTTGGAAAACCTCGAGCAGTCATACCGCATCTGCCGCTTGTGCTGCTACGAGGGCTGCACGAACTGCCCCGTCGATGCCGAATTGCATGAGCGAGGTGTGGACCGCGAGAAGAACGACGACGCGTAG
- a CDS encoding zinc-binding alcohol dehydrogenase family protein — protein MTETVTNQAAWQKAPRQPLRIGVTALPHLAANEILIRNAAIAINPLDWILQDVALLPWLDYPAILGSDVSGEVAAVGGAVERFKVGDRVIGQAVGTTVNQPAQGAFQHHTIVLDHMAAPIPNNMAFADAAVLPLGLGTAASGLYGRTQLALAPPLHSPTARPEVVLVWGGSSSVGCNAIQLAVASGYRCVATASARNAGLLKELGASEVLDHSSPAIVEDVIEAMRGRSLAGTLHATGHMKDCFAVIARCEGSRRVAATLAPPDERPFGVEATHISGTSLKDDEVGPMIYREFLPQALAARTFVPAPPAKVVGQGLEMLQAALEALKAGVSAAKIVVTLP, from the coding sequence ATGACCGAAACCGTGACTAATCAGGCCGCCTGGCAGAAAGCGCCGAGGCAGCCACTGAGGATCGGTGTCACCGCTCTGCCGCATCTGGCGGCGAACGAGATATTGATCCGCAACGCGGCCATCGCGATCAACCCACTCGACTGGATTCTGCAGGACGTCGCGCTTTTGCCATGGCTCGACTATCCCGCGATTCTCGGCAGCGACGTCTCCGGTGAGGTCGCGGCGGTCGGTGGCGCGGTCGAGCGGTTCAAGGTCGGCGATCGAGTCATCGGACAGGCGGTCGGGACAACCGTAAATCAACCTGCGCAGGGTGCGTTCCAGCACCACACGATCGTGCTGGACCACATGGCGGCGCCGATCCCCAACAACATGGCCTTCGCTGATGCGGCAGTCCTCCCGCTTGGCCTTGGCACCGCCGCAAGCGGGCTCTACGGAAGGACACAGTTGGCTCTCGCGCCACCGTTACACTCGCCGACCGCGCGTCCAGAGGTCGTTCTGGTCTGGGGTGGATCGTCGAGCGTTGGCTGCAACGCCATCCAGCTCGCGGTGGCGTCGGGCTACAGGTGCGTCGCCACCGCTTCGGCGCGCAACGCCGGCCTGTTGAAGGAGCTGGGTGCAAGCGAGGTTCTTGACCACTCGAGTCCAGCCATCGTGGAAGACGTGATTGAGGCAATGCGCGGGCGCAGTCTCGCTGGAACGCTTCACGCGACCGGTCACATGAAAGACTGTTTTGCCGTCATTGCGAGATGCGAGGGCTCGCGCCGCGTGGCAGCGACGCTGGCCCCGCCCGACGAGCGTCCATTTGGAGTCGAGGCGACGCACATCTCCGGGACGAGCCTCAAGGATGACGAGGTTGGTCCAATGATCTACCGCGAATTCCTGCCGCAGGCTCTCGCGGCGCGCACGTTCGTCCCCGCCCCTCCGGCGAAGGTCGTGGGCCAGGGCCTTGAAATGCTCCAGGCTGCCTTGGAAGCCCTGAAGGCGGGTGTATCCGCAGCGAAAATCGTCGTTACCCTGCCTTGA
- the msrA gene encoding peptide-methionine (S)-S-oxide reductase MsrA, with protein MSQSPTGNRAAATERAILAGGCFWGMEDLLRRARGVISTRVGYTGGEMPDPTYARHYGHAEAVEVTFDPSVLAYRSLLELFFQIHDPTTYEQQGSDVGPSYRSAIFYTTEVQKEVALTTIAEIEASGSWPGPVVSEINPEEPFWEAEPEHQEYLVRYPGGYSCHFVRPTWRLDRSDERPAVYLTKRVDDDRNRD; from the coding sequence GTGAGCCAATCGCCTACCGGCAATAGGGCGGCCGCGACAGAGCGAGCAATTCTAGCAGGCGGCTGCTTCTGGGGCATGGAGGATTTGCTGCGCCGAGCCAGGGGAGTCATTTCGACGCGTGTCGGTTACACAGGCGGAGAAATGCCTGATCCGACCTACGCGAGACATTACGGCCATGCGGAAGCAGTGGAAGTGACCTTCGACCCTTCCGTTCTCGCCTATCGCTCGCTCTTGGAACTCTTCTTCCAGATCCATGACCCCACGACCTACGAGCAACAAGGCAGCGATGTCGGTCCGAGCTATCGATCGGCGATTTTCTACACCACCGAAGTGCAGAAGGAAGTCGCCCTCACAACCATCGCGGAAATCGAGGCATCAGGAAGCTGGCCTGGCCCGGTCGTGTCGGAGATCAACCCAGAAGAACCCTTTTGGGAGGCGGAGCCAGAGCACCAAGAATACCTGGTGCGCTATCCTGGGGGCTATAGCTGCCACTTCGTGCGCCCGACCTGGCGGTTGGACCGCTCAGACGAACGCCCAGCTGTATACTTGACAAAAAGAGTTGATGATGACCGAAACCGTGACTAA
- a CDS encoding bifunctional alpha/beta hydrolase/OsmC family protein: MDMAGRSFTFVSGAGSPLSGHLEPPEGTPRGWAIFAHCFTCGKDSRAAVHISRALSRAGIGVLRFDFAGTGIGGGTGEPVNFASDVEDLRAAAKAMAAAGMSPSLLVGHSLGGTAAIVAAADMPDIAAVATIGAPADLQHILRLFGPNDLDTIASEGEASVEIAGRPFLIRRGFLEAVEGIDVEKAIASLRRPVLVMHSPLDQVVGIDHASRIFVASRHPKSFISLDNADHLLTDVADANYAAAMVAVWASRFLPPLSADLPQVEVAEGVVATETLAGTFQLKVRSGEHTLFADEPASVGGLGTGLSPYELVSAGLAACTVMTMRLYANRKGFPLERASTTVQHEKVPDMMPPDRFTRTIVLDGPLSDDQRARILAIADRCPVDLSLIRGSDVQTELLSASQAADPARLA, translated from the coding sequence ATGGACATGGCAGGAAGATCATTTACGTTTGTCAGTGGGGCTGGCTCTCCGCTGTCCGGGCACCTCGAACCGCCGGAAGGGACGCCGCGGGGCTGGGCGATCTTCGCCCACTGCTTCACGTGCGGGAAAGACAGTCGCGCCGCTGTTCACATCTCGCGCGCGCTGTCGCGTGCGGGCATCGGGGTCTTGAGGTTCGATTTCGCCGGGACCGGGATCGGCGGTGGGACGGGAGAACCTGTGAACTTCGCGTCGGACGTCGAGGACCTTCGGGCCGCCGCAAAGGCGATGGCGGCGGCGGGCATGTCACCGTCCCTCCTCGTCGGGCACAGCCTGGGTGGCACCGCTGCGATCGTAGCCGCCGCCGACATGCCTGATATTGCGGCGGTAGCGACGATTGGTGCGCCGGCCGACCTTCAGCATATCTTGCGCCTCTTCGGACCGAATGATCTGGACACCATCGCGAGCGAGGGCGAGGCCTCGGTGGAGATTGCCGGTAGGCCCTTCCTCATTCGCCGAGGGTTCCTTGAGGCGGTTGAGGGGATCGACGTCGAGAAGGCCATTGCCTCCCTGCGACGGCCGGTGCTGGTCATGCACTCTCCGCTGGATCAGGTGGTCGGCATCGACCACGCGTCGCGCATCTTCGTCGCGTCCAGGCACCCTAAAAGCTTCATCTCGCTCGACAACGCGGATCACCTTCTCACCGACGTCGCGGACGCGAACTACGCCGCGGCCATGGTGGCGGTTTGGGCGAGCCGCTTTCTCCCACCACTCAGCGCGGATCTTCCGCAGGTCGAGGTTGCGGAGGGCGTCGTCGCCACCGAAACTCTTGCAGGGACGTTCCAGCTCAAGGTCCGCAGCGGCGAGCACACTCTGTTCGCCGACGAGCCAGCATCGGTCGGTGGCCTCGGGACCGGACTATCTCCCTACGAACTCGTATCTGCCGGCCTCGCAGCCTGCACGGTGATGACGATGCGTCTCTATGCGAACCGCAAGGGCTTTCCGCTCGAACGGGCGAGCACGACCGTGCAGCACGAGAAGGTGCCGGACATGATGCCACCCGACCGGTTCACCCGCACCATTGTCCTCGATGGGCCGCTGAGTGATGATCAGCGCGCTCGGATCCTCGCGATCGCTGATCGATGTCCCGTCGATCTGAGTCTCATCCGGGGTTCGGACGTGCAGACCGAGCTCTTGAGCGCCAGTCAGGCTGCGGATCCCGCGAGGCTGGCTTGA
- a CDS encoding LysR family transcriptional regulator, which produces MELNQVSYFINLAETLNFTAAARLSGVSQPSLTRAIRRLEDELGGPLIYRDGKNSRLTGLGHDVEAEFRRMVVAMKSVRNHSEHWAMGGHRVLDVAVAPTVGPKEFTAFFESALAEMPSIEIKLHSLQSNEDTSEVLSGKYHACIMPRETRPERKLDVHPLFRERFVLGCSANHPLAANEIVRGEDLLEFPFVDRLKCEFRDRILDHFARRDLLMRPRFRSDREDWVQRVVADGHAICILPERSPTVQGLVTRPIDGFVLEREVVIATVSGSTATVEIRNIAQLAARYEWN; this is translated from the coding sequence ATGGAACTCAATCAAGTCAGCTATTTCATCAACTTGGCCGAGACGCTGAATTTCACAGCGGCCGCTCGCTTGAGCGGTGTGTCACAGCCAAGTCTGACCCGCGCGATCCGCCGCTTGGAAGATGAGCTTGGCGGGCCGCTGATCTATCGCGACGGGAAGAACAGCCGCCTGACTGGCCTTGGCCATGACGTCGAGGCAGAATTCCGGCGCATGGTGGTCGCGATGAAGAGCGTTCGCAATCACTCGGAGCACTGGGCGATGGGGGGGCACCGCGTGCTGGATGTCGCCGTCGCGCCCACCGTCGGACCAAAGGAATTTACGGCATTCTTCGAGAGCGCATTGGCGGAGATGCCATCCATCGAAATTAAGCTGCACTCGCTCCAGTCGAACGAGGACACATCGGAGGTGCTTTCAGGAAAATACCACGCGTGCATCATGCCGCGTGAAACAAGACCGGAACGCAAGCTGGATGTGCATCCTCTATTTCGGGAGCGCTTCGTGCTCGGCTGTTCTGCAAACCATCCCTTGGCGGCCAACGAGATCGTGCGCGGCGAAGACCTGCTCGAGTTTCCATTCGTCGATCGCCTGAAATGCGAGTTTCGCGATCGGATCCTCGATCACTTCGCGCGACGGGACTTGCTCATGCGACCTCGCTTTCGATCAGATCGCGAGGACTGGGTGCAACGGGTCGTCGCTGACGGCCACGCCATATGCATTCTTCCGGAACGATCGCCGACCGTGCAAGGCCTCGTGACTCGGCCGATCGACGGATTTGTCTTGGAGCGCGAAGTCGTGATCGCGACAGTATCCGGCTCCACGGCAACGGTCGAGATACGGAACATCGCGCAGCTGGCAGCCCGGTACGAGTGGAACTGA
- the msrB gene encoding peptide-methionine (R)-S-oxide reductase MsrB: protein MKFEKSQAAVDRLTPEQRRITQDSGTERPFTGEHNDNKEPGIYVDIVSGEPLFASTDKFDSGTGWPSFTKPIVPANVNEVRDSAHGMVRTEVRSVHADSHLGHVFPDGPSDRGGLRYCINSASLRFIPRDEMESEGYGEYLDQVEEA, encoded by the coding sequence ATGAAGTTTGAGAAGTCACAGGCAGCAGTTGACCGCCTGACCCCCGAGCAACGCCGGATTACCCAGGATTCGGGGACCGAAAGGCCCTTCACGGGTGAGCACAACGACAACAAGGAGCCTGGCATCTACGTCGACATAGTGTCGGGAGAGCCGCTGTTCGCTTCAACGGACAAGTTCGATTCGGGTACTGGCTGGCCCAGCTTCACCAAGCCGATCGTTCCGGCAAACGTGAACGAGGTGCGGGACAGTGCACACGGCATGGTCCGGACGGAGGTCAGGTCGGTACACGCCGACAGCCATCTGGGCCACGTGTTCCCGGACGGTCCTTCCGACCGCGGCGGTCTGCGCTACTGCATCAACTCTGCGTCCCTTCGCTTCATCCCGCGCGACGAGATGGAGTCCGAGGGATACGGTGAATATCTCGATCAAGTAGAGGAGGCTTAA
- the msrA gene encoding peptide-methionine (S)-S-oxide reductase MsrA, with protein MHQRAVLAGGCFWGMQDLIRKRPGIISTRVGYTGGDIPNATYRNHGTHAEGIEIVFDPTVTSYRNILEFFFQIHDPTTLNRQGNDRGLSYRSGIYYVDEEQKRVAEDTIADVDASGLWDGKVVTEVQPVGEFWEAEPDHQDYLEKRPGGYTCHFVRPGWVLPKRQKVDDVQPAAGTAAE; from the coding sequence ATGCATCAGCGCGCTGTTCTCGCAGGAGGATGTTTCTGGGGCATGCAGGATCTGATCCGCAAGCGGCCCGGCATCATCTCGACCCGTGTGGGTTACACGGGCGGCGATATTCCGAACGCCACGTATCGTAATCACGGCACGCATGCCGAGGGGATCGAGATTGTCTTCGACCCGACAGTGACGAGCTACCGGAACATCCTGGAATTCTTCTTCCAGATCCACGATCCGACGACGCTGAACCGCCAGGGCAATGATCGTGGGCTCTCCTACCGGTCGGGCATCTATTATGTCGACGAGGAGCAGAAGCGCGTCGCCGAGGATACGATCGCCGATGTGGATGCCTCGGGGCTGTGGGATGGCAAAGTGGTGACCGAGGTCCAGCCGGTCGGCGAGTTCTGGGAGGCCGAGCCCGATCACCAGGATTATCTGGAGAAGCGCCCGGGCGGCTACACCTGCCACTTCGTCCGTCCCGGCTGGGTGCTTCCGAAGCGCCAAAAGGTTGACGACGTACAGCCAGCGGCCGGGACCGCGGCGGAATAG
- a CDS encoding glutathione S-transferase N-terminal domain-containing protein has translation MPDLSSFPITQRWPASHPDRLQLYAAPTPNGVKVSIMLEETGLAYEPHLIDISNNESKDPAFVSLNPNGRIPAIIDPAGPDGRPIALWESGAILLYLADKTGQFISTEPGQRYETLAWVFFQMSAIGPMFGQLGFFLRFGGKDYEDKRPQQRFIDESTRLLGILDRRLEGRDWIVDDYSIADIATLGWVNALVEFYAAGDILGLSSFSNVRAWLGRGLARPAVQRGLHIPARPA, from the coding sequence ATGCCAGACCTCTCGTCCTTTCCGATCACGCAGCGCTGGCCGGCATCTCATCCCGATCGCCTGCAACTCTACGCAGCCCCTACGCCCAATGGCGTCAAGGTCTCGATCATGCTTGAGGAGACTGGCCTGGCGTACGAGCCCCACCTGATCGACATCTCGAACAACGAGTCGAAGGATCCGGCGTTCGTGTCGCTGAACCCGAACGGACGCATACCGGCGATCATCGATCCGGCTGGCCCTGACGGTAGACCCATCGCCTTATGGGAATCCGGTGCGATCCTCCTCTATCTGGCCGACAAGACGGGTCAGTTCATCTCCACCGAACCAGGCCAGCGTTACGAGACCCTAGCGTGGGTGTTCTTTCAGATGTCGGCCATCGGGCCGATGTTCGGTCAGCTCGGCTTCTTCCTGCGATTTGGCGGCAAGGACTATGAGGACAAGCGGCCGCAACAGCGCTTTATCGACGAATCCACGCGTCTGCTGGGGATTCTGGATCGCCGGCTGGAAGGCCGCGACTGGATCGTCGACGACTATTCGATCGCGGACATCGCGACGCTCGGCTGGGTGAATGCGCTGGTGGAATTCTACGCTGCGGGTGACATCCTTGGCCTCAGCAGCTTTTCGAACGTCCGCGCATGGCTTGGACGCGGGCTGGCTCGACCGGCCGTCCAGCGTGGCCTCCACATTCCCGCGAGGCCAGCATGA
- a CDS encoding magnesium and cobalt transport protein CorA: MSIIAAYYYNEGKRVREIALDEHVKLGESRSGFCWIALSEPTPEELLAIQRTYNLHPLAIDNAMHPLCPPKLEVYNDELYVVAQTAELVGDRISYGKMAIFTGHNHLITVRHGNAGALGKLREQLEASPTQFGKGVDYVLHAILHRVVDQYLPIFEMIEDDVLAMERRSLHDFLGPEEVARIFELRSELTRFQRTLGAMAELVRKLVRGHFPCISAEMTPYFHDVADHVHRVQSMVDGLLLVLSTVFEASSLLEAQRIGVVTRQLAAWAAILAVPTAIAGIYGMNFKHMPELDTPYGYFVVLGVIAVFCLLLFVRFKKAKWL; encoded by the coding sequence ATGAGCATCATCGCCGCCTATTATTACAACGAAGGCAAGCGAGTTCGCGAAATCGCGCTCGATGAGCACGTCAAGTTGGGCGAGAGTCGCTCGGGCTTCTGCTGGATCGCGCTTAGCGAACCCACCCCCGAGGAACTACTCGCGATCCAAAGGACATATAATCTTCATCCGTTGGCGATCGACAACGCGATGCACCCGCTGTGCCCGCCCAAGCTCGAGGTCTACAACGATGAGTTGTACGTCGTCGCGCAGACCGCCGAGCTGGTCGGCGACCGGATCAGCTACGGCAAGATGGCGATCTTCACCGGTCACAATCACCTTATCACCGTGCGGCACGGCAATGCCGGAGCGCTGGGCAAACTTCGGGAGCAACTCGAGGCATCGCCGACGCAGTTCGGCAAGGGTGTCGACTATGTGCTGCACGCGATCTTGCATCGCGTGGTCGACCAGTATCTGCCCATCTTCGAAATGATCGAGGACGACGTCCTGGCGATGGAGCGACGGTCGCTGCACGATTTCCTCGGGCCAGAAGAGGTGGCGCGAATCTTCGAACTAAGGTCCGAACTCACGCGGTTCCAGCGCACGCTCGGGGCTATGGCCGAGCTGGTGCGAAAGCTCGTTCGCGGCCACTTTCCCTGCATCAGCGCCGAAATGACACCATATTTCCACGACGTCGCGGACCATGTCCACCGCGTGCAGTCCATGGTCGACGGCCTCCTGCTTGTCCTGTCCACGGTCTTTGAGGCCAGCAGCCTTCTGGAAGCGCAAAGGATCGGTGTGGTCACCCGCCAGCTCGCGGCCTGGGCGGCGATCTTGGCGGTCCCGACGGCGATCGCCGGAATATACGGCATGAACTTCAAGCACATGCCGGAACTGGACACGCCATATGGCTACTTCGTCGTGCTCGGAGTGATAGCGGTGTTCTGCCTTCTCCTGTTCGTGCGCTTCAAGAAGGCCAAGTGGCTATGA
- a CDS encoding RidA family protein: MTTPSFFITPGYGTRLHDALHYSQAMRIGDRVEISGQGGWNDDLVIPESIEEEIEQAFKNVERTLATAGARWPHVVHVNSYHVGGFPPVINETMAKLYRHYMPDRAPIWTQLGIEALGLPTMRIEIRVTAIIA, encoded by the coding sequence ATGACAACACCTTCATTCTTCATCACCCCCGGATACGGGACGCGCCTGCATGACGCGCTTCATTATTCTCAGGCAATGCGCATTGGTGACCGCGTGGAGATCTCCGGACAGGGCGGATGGAACGACGATCTCGTCATTCCGGAGTCGATTGAGGAAGAGATCGAGCAGGCGTTCAAGAACGTGGAACGGACGCTCGCGACCGCCGGAGCACGCTGGCCGCATGTGGTCCACGTCAATTCCTATCACGTCGGTGGTTTCCCTCCCGTGATCAACGAAACAATGGCCAAGCTGTATCGCCACTACATGCCCGACCGCGCTCCAATCTGGACGCAGTTGGGAATCGAAGCGCTGGGGCTTCCAACCATGCGTATCGAAATTCGCGTAACAGCTATCATCGCCTGA
- a CDS encoding MFS transporter has translation MQQQLQNLTISDIAPPADVTLFLIVSLLISAAVVPITLLPIHPPAQVEQERVALRDLVLVSPLAAAGAFLAGLAIGGFWGMGGNFAQSIGLDVGGISAFMAAVLGGTLAFHWPLGWLSDRVPRNLVIAGAALASAASAIGVALAVEAPLPLLLAAGALFGGFGIPIYSLCLAVANDDLPAGRLLGTARGLLLLNGIGTAAGPLIGAAAMNIVGPGGLFLYAAALLALLAVLAIARRQPRRANQAKAAPRSPSTPMITGSLDTMICIEKRAQGVRD, from the coding sequence ATGCAGCAACAGCTTCAAAATCTGACCATCTCGGACATCGCACCGCCCGCCGACGTGACATTGTTCCTCATCGTGTCGCTGCTGATATCAGCGGCGGTGGTTCCGATCACCTTGCTGCCCATTCATCCGCCGGCCCAGGTGGAACAGGAACGGGTCGCGTTGAGGGACCTCGTCCTCGTATCACCTCTCGCTGCGGCTGGCGCTTTCCTGGCCGGCCTGGCTATCGGTGGTTTCTGGGGCATGGGCGGGAACTTCGCACAGAGCATCGGCCTCGATGTGGGCGGTATCTCCGCCTTCATGGCTGCGGTTCTTGGTGGAACGCTCGCCTTCCATTGGCCACTCGGTTGGCTTTCGGATCGAGTGCCCCGGAATCTTGTCATCGCCGGTGCGGCGCTGGCGTCCGCAGCGTCTGCCATCGGCGTAGCGTTGGCGGTGGAAGCGCCTCTGCCGCTGCTCCTTGCGGCGGGTGCGCTGTTTGGCGGCTTTGGCATCCCGATTTATTCGTTGTGTCTCGCCGTCGCAAACGACGATCTTCCGGCCGGTCGGCTACTCGGCACCGCGCGCGGGCTTCTGTTGCTCAACGGGATCGGGACAGCCGCTGGCCCCTTAATAGGAGCAGCTGCAATGAATATCGTCGGCCCTGGCGGCCTGTTCCTTTATGCGGCGGCGTTGCTCGCGCTCCTGGCAGTGCTGGCCATCGCCCGCAGGCAGCCGAGGCGCGCCAACCAGGCCAAGGCGGCCCCCCGTTCTCCGAGCACGCCGATGATAACCGGATCTCTCGATACGATGATCTGCATCGAGAAGCGGGCGCAGGGCGTGCGGGATTAG
- a CDS encoding HEPN domain-containing protein → MKLLLHGPYASGAWVDDPGGRYFADYDLLVLVSSERLADVGEFWLECERSLLFASVNREHLRTPVRLTILSFERFSNEIYQGNRYFQNIMEECVVLHDADPTVWPDCNAVAALDVVAQADRHRAEGFALVAEFLGSAKLSAANGWFRKAAFDLHQATERLYNIALLVLLGRTPHTHNIVDLRKLAESASEQLRVVWPTETKEDRRCFELLRAAYNKSRYNRHYRVAASEAAWMIEQVEYLSDLVNDACDRWIDGLNSSRDQLVKIPTTDGADDRR, encoded by the coding sequence TTGAAGCTGTTGCTGCATGGGCCATATGCATCGGGTGCATGGGTCGATGACCCCGGCGGCAGGTACTTCGCTGACTATGACCTCCTGGTCCTGGTCAGCAGCGAAAGGCTGGCGGATGTCGGGGAGTTTTGGCTTGAATGCGAAAGGAGCCTGTTGTTCGCTTCGGTGAATCGAGAACACCTCAGAACGCCTGTGCGGCTCACGATCCTGAGCTTCGAGCGATTCAGCAACGAGATTTACCAGGGAAATCGATACTTCCAGAACATCATGGAAGAGTGCGTTGTGTTGCATGATGCGGACCCTACCGTTTGGCCCGACTGCAACGCGGTGGCGGCGCTCGATGTAGTTGCACAGGCCGACCGCCACCGAGCGGAAGGCTTCGCGCTTGTTGCCGAGTTCCTCGGATCAGCGAAGCTGTCTGCCGCGAATGGCTGGTTCCGGAAGGCCGCGTTCGACCTGCATCAAGCCACCGAACGACTCTACAATATCGCCTTGTTGGTGCTCCTAGGGCGCACCCCACACACCCATAACATCGTCGACCTGCGGAAGCTTGCCGAGTCTGCGAGTGAGCAGCTTCGCGTCGTGTGGCCGACTGAGACCAAAGAAGATCGCAGGTGCTTTGAGCTGCTTCGTGCTGCCTATAACAAGTCCAGATATAACCGGCACTATCGGGTCGCTGCCAGCGAAGCTGCTTGGATGATCGAGCAGGTCGAGTATTTGTCCGACCTCGTCAACGACGCGTGTGACAGGTGGATCGACGGATTAAACAGTTCCCGGGACCAACTCGTGAAGATCCCTACGACAGACGGGGCAGATGATCGGCGTTAG
- a CDS encoding RNA polymerase sigma factor, with the protein MSQAEVEFQAPQEAINCDQRKLLTAVTALPEPMRDVFLLNRISGLSYAEIAHHLDLDIIMVESRLSEALIALDQAVFSEASG; encoded by the coding sequence TTGTCGCAGGCAGAAGTGGAATTCCAGGCACCGCAGGAGGCGATCAATTGCGACCAGCGCAAACTCCTTACCGCCGTCACCGCTCTGCCCGAGCCTATGAGGGACGTTTTCTTACTCAACAGGATTTCAGGGCTTTCATACGCTGAGATCGCACATCACCTCGACCTTGATATCATTATGGTGGAGAGCAGGCTTAGCGAAGCGCTCATTGCACTAGACCAAGCTGTCTTCTCCGAAGCCTCTGGCTAG